CCACGGCGACAGACTCCAAAACATCAACGAGGTACAACACGCCGGCGAACGTCTGCACCGTCCGTCGCCAGCGAACAATCAGCTTTGGTGGCTCGCCTGGATCAACTGGGCGACGGATGCGTGGTTGTCGCTGTCTTAGTCGTTCCAATGATGTCGGCATGCCTGCAGGATCTGGGCAACGCCATTTTTGTCGCCTGTAGCCTTCTGCTTGGGGTGAGCTGGGCGGTGCCGCAGATCGTGGCTCCGCGTCAAGGCAGTGCAGCGTCGGGGGCTGAATTCATTGTGTTCGCAGCTATCGCCGTTGTATGTCTGCAACTGGTTCCGCTGTCAGGCGCAACTTTGAAGGCTTTTTCGCCATTTGCTGACGACTACCTTTTTTTATGGGGAAGTGAACGCGGCCGCGTGCTGGGAGGCCACTCATGGAACACGCTATCTATCACACCATCGTTGACGCGGTCTGGACTAGTTCTGTTGATCGCTTACGCCGTGTTCTTTTTGGTGCTGGTTCAGAAGCTGACGAGTGCGGAACGAGTTGATCAACTGATTAGGCTGGTCGCGGTCGCTGCTGCTGTGATGGCGGTCATTGGTATCGCTCAGCGATTCGCGGGCAACGGGTTGTTCTTGTGGATGTTTGAGCACCCATTTCGTGCGGCAGACTTTCCCGTAAAGGCGGCGTTTTCGAATCAGAATCATTTTGCTCATTTCGTATCCCTGGGTGTCGGGCCGCTTATTTGGTGTTGGCATCAAAGCAATTTAAGTCAGCAGTCTGCGTTCACCGGCAAACAACAACAAACGTCTGTGACACTTCGACGCAGTGAAACGACTCGAAACGCAGCTTTAGTCGCCATTGCCATTGTCAGTCTGGCCGTCTTTCTAACGAACTCGCGGGGCGGCATTCTTGTCTTCCTGCTGGCCAGCGGGGTTGCCGCCAGTGTCGCCGGATTGAATCTGAGGATGCTTATGAAGCTGATCATCCCAGCGCTTTTGTTTGCCGGGCTGGGAATCCTGGCCTACGGAACAGACGGCCTCGAACATAAGTGGAATACGATTACTCGGGCTCAATCGCTCCACGACTTGTCGCAAGGCAGATTCGCATTGTGGGCGTCGCTGGTCGAAGCGATTCCTCACTTTTGGAAGCTGGGATCCGGAGTTGGTTCTCACGCGGAAGTCTATCCCACCTGGTTAGCTGAAGACTTTGGCGTCCGTTTCTCTCACGCAGAATCCGGCTATCTTCAAATTCTACTGGAAACAGGCGTCGCGGGTCTGACGTTGGTCGCCGCGGCAATCGGCCTATGCATGTATTGGATCATCGGTACATTTCGTCGTAGTCAGGGCACGGCGCGGTCACGATCGTTAATTTTAGTCGCCGGGTTGGTGGCCAGCGTTGCGCATTCGCTAGTGGACTTTGTTTGGTACATCCCCGGTTGCATGCTGGTCACAATCGTCCTGATGGCGGCGTTGTGTCGCAACTTTCAATTGTCCGATACGTCGAGTTCTCAGGGCGGTGAAAGTCGCTGGCCACAAGCTTTGGCGTGGGGCCTGGTGTTGTGCATGTTGCCCGTTGGAAACCTTTCTGCCGACGTCGCGGTGCGCGACGCCGCATCTGAAGATGATTGGAATCTCTATCGCAAATTTGCCATTCACGCGAACGATAATGTCGCAGCAGACTCACCCGAATCGCTGAATGAACGGTTGGATGTGATCATTCAACATCTGGAAAACTGTCTGGCCGCGGATCCCCAGGACTATCGTTCGGCGTCCAATCTGGCCGCCATGTATCTGCGACGTTTCGAGCGACAGCAGGAAACAGGCAGCAACCGGATGAGTATTCGTGAGATTCGAAACACAGTTCAAACGGTGGGCTTTGAATCGGCTCGCGAAATCGCAGAATGGCTGAATCGCGCCTTCGGCCCGCGATCCGCCGATCTGTATCGTGCTCTGACGACTGCCCGAAAAGCGGTCCGAGGCCAGCCAATGCGTGGCGAAAACTATCTGATTCTGGCTCAGGTTGGGTTTCTTGCGGGGCTGTCGGAAAATGAGGAAGAGCATCTGGTCGCTCAGGCGATTCGGCTAAGGCCTCACAGCGCAGGGGTGCTGTTCGTTTCCGGCTTGTTTCTGATCGATAAGGGCGACATCGAAGGTGCTATTGAGAAGTGGCGAACTGCCTTTCTCCAGGATGCCCACATCCGATCACTCATCATCAGCAGTCTCGTCCCCAACCTAAGTGCCACGGAAATACTTGAGAAGTTGTCACCCGATCACACTGGGTTGCAGTCACTGTTTACAGCCTACGCCGCTGATAAAAGAACGGATGATCAACAGACGGTGGCGGCATGGTACGCACAGAACTTCGAACGAATGCTGCAAGATCCAAATGTCAGTCGCGACCGAAACTTCTGGTTGCAAGGTCATCAGATGCTGAAGTTTAATGGCCACGAGAAGCTCGCACTTTATTGCTTGAGTCAGGCTGCTCAGGCTGCTCCGCACGACTTCGCGTTGCGGCGGAGTCTGGGCCTGGAATTATTCAGGCACGAACAATTTGACGACGCGTTGCGGGAACTAAAGTGGTGTCGACTGAAGACTCCTGACGATACGAAAATCAACGAAGCCATCAAACAGATTAGCAACAAGCACCGCTCACGAGGTGAATCATGAGCGTCCGCAGAGCCGCCTTAGTAATTTCCCCACCAGCTGGACAACAGACGCCGAAGCTCCGACTTGTGAGCGCTGATGATGGCGCGCCCACCATGGACTTCGGCAGCCACGGGCATTTTGCGCCTGTGCAACAGCCAGAAGCACGGGATGGCGAAAGGCAGCATTTTTTCGCCCTG
This DNA window, taken from Fuerstiella marisgermanici, encodes the following:
- a CDS encoding O-antigen ligase family protein; protein product: MSAFTESIAAPKPRRQTPKHQRGTTRRRTSAPSVASEQSALVARLDQLGDGCVVVAVLVVPMMSACLQDLGNAIFVACSLLLGVSWAVPQIVAPRQGSAASGAEFIVFAAIAVVCLQLVPLSGATLKAFSPFADDYLFLWGSERGRVLGGHSWNTLSITPSLTRSGLVLLIAYAVFFLVLVQKLTSAERVDQLIRLVAVAAAVMAVIGIAQRFAGNGLFLWMFEHPFRAADFPVKAAFSNQNHFAHFVSLGVGPLIWCWHQSNLSQQSAFTGKQQQTSVTLRRSETTRNAALVAIAIVSLAVFLTNSRGGILVFLLASGVAASVAGLNLRMLMKLIIPALLFAGLGILAYGTDGLEHKWNTITRAQSLHDLSQGRFALWASLVEAIPHFWKLGSGVGSHAEVYPTWLAEDFGVRFSHAESGYLQILLETGVAGLTLVAAAIGLCMYWIIGTFRRSQGTARSRSLILVAGLVASVAHSLVDFVWYIPGCMLVTIVLMAALCRNFQLSDTSSSQGGESRWPQALAWGLVLCMLPVGNLSADVAVRDAASEDDWNLYRKFAIHANDNVAADSPESLNERLDVIIQHLENCLAADPQDYRSASNLAAMYLRRFERQQETGSNRMSIREIRNTVQTVGFESAREIAEWLNRAFGPRSADLYRALTTARKAVRGQPMRGENYLILAQVGFLAGLSENEEEHLVAQAIRLRPHSAGVLFVSGLFLIDKGDIEGAIEKWRTAFLQDAHIRSLIISSLVPNLSATEILEKLSPDHTGLQSLFTAYAADKRTDDQQTVAAWYAQNFERMLQDPNVSRDRNFWLQGHQMLKFNGHEKLALYCLSQAAQAAPHDFALRRSLGLELFRHEQFDDALRELKWCRLKTPDDTKINEAIKQISNKHRSRGES